One stretch of Bradyrhizobium canariense DNA includes these proteins:
- a CDS encoding DHA2 family efflux MFS transporter permease subunit — MVTATVMLATLMQALDTTIANVALPYMQGSLSATSDQINWVLTSYIVAAAIMMPATGWLEARFGRKPLFLTAVVGFIVTSMLCGAAVSLPQIVAFRLLQGIFGAPLVPLSQSVLLDTYPPEQQGQAMAVFGLGVMLGPILGPTLGGWLTDSYSWRWVFYVNVPFGVLCALGILLFLGRRADRPLAGRLDWLGFSTLALGIGALQLFLDRGERLDWFASHEIQIEVALCVLGFYLFTVHTVSARDPFIDPAVFRNRNFMIGIILIFIVGVVLLATLAMLTPYLEQLMNYPVLTAGLVLAPRGVGTMIAMLIVGQLIRFIDARLLIATGFGTTGFALYLMTGFTPDVSQGTLIRTGLMQGIGIGFVFVPLSTIAFGTLAPALRTQGTGLYNLMRNIGASIGISTMSYLLVRNIAITQSALVEHITPYRQFVRDYAHQLNIVTLSGRAALAQTVTAQAEAVAFIDSFKLMMLVSFLAIPLVILVQRPSRQLGNQGPVSD, encoded by the coding sequence ATGGTTACGGCGACCGTGATGCTTGCGACTTTGATGCAGGCGCTTGACACCACGATCGCCAATGTGGCGCTCCCTTATATGCAGGGCAGCCTGTCCGCGACGAGCGACCAGATCAATTGGGTGCTGACCTCCTATATCGTGGCGGCCGCAATCATGATGCCGGCGACCGGCTGGCTCGAAGCGAGGTTCGGCCGCAAGCCATTATTCCTGACGGCGGTGGTCGGTTTCATCGTGACTTCGATGCTCTGCGGCGCGGCCGTATCGCTTCCGCAGATCGTGGCCTTCCGCCTGCTCCAGGGCATCTTTGGCGCGCCGCTCGTGCCGCTGTCACAATCCGTGTTGCTCGACACCTATCCCCCCGAGCAGCAGGGCCAGGCCATGGCGGTGTTCGGGCTTGGCGTGATGCTCGGACCGATCCTCGGCCCGACGCTCGGCGGCTGGCTCACGGATTCCTACAGCTGGCGCTGGGTGTTCTACGTCAACGTGCCTTTCGGTGTGCTGTGCGCTCTCGGCATCCTGCTGTTCCTCGGACGGCGCGCCGACCGACCGCTGGCTGGACGGCTGGATTGGCTCGGTTTCTCGACGCTCGCGCTCGGCATTGGGGCCTTGCAACTCTTCCTCGATCGTGGCGAGCGGCTCGACTGGTTCGCCTCGCACGAGATCCAGATCGAGGTCGCACTCTGCGTGCTCGGCTTCTACCTCTTTACCGTTCACACTGTGTCGGCGCGCGACCCGTTCATCGATCCCGCGGTGTTCCGCAACCGGAATTTCATGATCGGCATCATCCTGATTTTTATCGTTGGCGTCGTGCTGCTGGCGACACTGGCGATGTTGACGCCCTATCTCGAGCAACTCATGAACTATCCCGTGCTGACGGCGGGTCTCGTTCTCGCGCCGCGCGGAGTCGGGACCATGATAGCGATGTTGATCGTCGGGCAACTCATCCGGTTCATCGATGCGCGGCTCCTGATCGCTACCGGTTTTGGAACCACCGGATTTGCGCTCTATCTGATGACAGGCTTCACACCCGATGTATCACAGGGCACCTTGATCCGCACCGGTCTGATGCAAGGCATCGGCATCGGCTTCGTCTTCGTGCCGTTGAGTACGATCGCGTTCGGTACGCTGGCGCCGGCGCTGCGCACACAGGGAACCGGGCTCTACAACCTGATGCGCAATATCGGGGCAAGCATCGGCATCTCTACAATGAGTTATCTGCTGGTACGCAATATCGCTATCACGCAGTCGGCGCTCGTCGAGCACATCACGCCCTACCGGCAGTTTGTGCGCGACTACGCCCACCAACTCAATATCGTCACCCTGAGCGGACGCGCCGCGCTCGCGCAAACAGTGACCGCGCAGGCGGAAGCCGTCGCCTTCATCGACAGTTTCAAGCTCATGATGCTCGTGTCTTTCCTGGCGATCCCATTGGTGATCCTGGTGCAACGTCCGAGCCGGCAGCTCGGCAACCAAGGCCCCGTTTCGGATTGA
- a CDS encoding HlyD family secretion protein: protein MNVSISPQVAGQVVTIAAKSNTAVRKDDSLFDLDPEPYRIALANAEAQLGVARDQARTLIETYRSRLKQIDQAKATADYAQTSFERQQHLYDTGAAPRATLDAAIRDFQAAKANLASLQREAAAALAQLGGNPDMPVYQQVTVKQAQAAVDLAARNLRLTSIVAPFDGIPNNVESIAVGAFLNAGQSAFPLVSTNDLYIEANIRETDLTYVKEGDPARFTIDAYPDSPIAAKVTTLAPASGSVFALLPPQNATGNWVKVVQRIPVRLSFGQVPDGLALRAGMSVKISINTGHRRSLNELWRDITAIFGA, encoded by the coding sequence GTGAATGTCTCGATCAGCCCGCAAGTCGCGGGTCAGGTCGTTACCATCGCGGCCAAATCGAACACCGCAGTCAGGAAAGACGATTCGCTCTTCGACCTCGATCCCGAGCCATATCGAATCGCACTGGCCAATGCCGAGGCGCAGCTTGGCGTCGCGCGTGACCAGGCCCGTACCCTGATCGAGACCTATCGCTCGCGCCTCAAACAAATCGATCAAGCCAAGGCGACGGCAGATTATGCGCAAACCTCGTTCGAGCGCCAGCAGCACCTTTATGATACTGGCGCCGCGCCACGGGCCACGCTCGATGCTGCGATACGCGACTTTCAAGCGGCGAAGGCCAATCTGGCCAGCCTGCAACGGGAGGCCGCGGCGGCGCTCGCCCAACTTGGCGGCAACCCGGACATGCCGGTCTATCAGCAGGTCACCGTGAAACAGGCGCAGGCGGCTGTCGACCTTGCGGCGCGCAATCTGCGGCTCACTTCTATCGTCGCGCCATTCGACGGCATCCCCAATAATGTCGAGAGCATCGCCGTCGGAGCCTTTCTCAATGCCGGCCAATCCGCCTTTCCGCTGGTATCGACGAACGATCTGTACATCGAAGCCAACATCAGGGAGACCGATCTCACCTATGTGAAAGAGGGCGATCCGGCGCGCTTCACCATTGATGCCTATCCAGACTCCCCCATCGCCGCCAAGGTAACGACACTGGCCCCGGCGAGCGGATCGGTCTTCGCCCTGTTGCCGCCGCAAAATGCCACCGGCAACTGGGTCAAGGTCGTGCAGCGTATACCGGTCCGTCTTTCCTTCGGCCAGGTCCCGGACGGCCTCGCGTTGCGTGCCGGCATGAGCGTCAAGATTTCAATCAATACCGGCCACCGACGCTCGCTCAACGAGTTGTGGCGTGACATCACCGCGATCTTCGGGGCCTGA